In Silene latifolia isolate original U9 population chromosome X, ASM4854445v1, whole genome shotgun sequence, the following proteins share a genomic window:
- the LOC141623133 gene encoding uncharacterized protein LOC141623133, giving the protein MGVVIETQVWQLNPTVFLFLFLASFLSIFLFPHSKTTSSLSDHSSVSSPSSSASFLHFQRKFIFLYSLSSVLEGLWLVNGEYEMVNASGLTKQQVAMVLSAGCLASLIFASFLGIFSDALGHKKFCLLFSILHLIIGVWNTLAAHPALWLASICLSIASSIFSFSFEAWMVVEHDKQGYRQDALNETFWLLSFSESASMIGSQVLANWAINHSPVSSFVSPSIISVLLAVVNIAFIMKTNTESPSKGKLKEHRAAFFAYIFRDKRIWFLGCAQACLHFSVAVFWLLWAPTLVADGREVQLGLIYPCLLGARMLGSTAFPWSLSGLLSLRIEDCLLYEFISAGVIVSIIAYDYQEIGVFITLFCLFQAVVGLILPTLARLRSMVVPNEFRAGMESLSLAPANAAILFVLVQGGFYRGVNNSTILFIGALGLFLAAGCMHMLKTLGKQPHQSWHKR; this is encoded by the exons ATGGGAGTAGTAATCGAAACTCAAGTATGGCAGCTCAACCCTAccgtttttcttttcctttttctcgcTTCTTTCCTCTCTATTTTCCTTTTTCCTCACTCTAAAACGACGTCGTCTCTCTCCGATCATTCCTCTGTTTCCTCCCCCTCCTCCTCCGCTTCGTTCCTCCATTTTCAGCGCAAATTCATCTTCCTCTATTCTCTCTCCTCAG TGTTGGAAGGTTTATGGCTAGTTAATGGAGAGTATGAAATGGTGAACGCTAGTGGATTGACGAAGCAGCAGGTTGCAATGGTGTTGTCTGCTGGATGTTTAGCCTCCTTGATTTTCGCTTCGTTTTTAGGGATTTTTTCCGATGCGCT AGGCCACAAGAAATTTTGTCTTCTGTTTTCCATCCTACATTTGATCATCGGTGTATGGAATACACTTGCAGCTCATCCTGCCTTATGGTTAGCCAGCATCTGCTTGTCTATTGCCAGCTCAATATTTTCATTCAGCTTCGAGGCTTGGATGGTGGTGGAACACGATAAG CAAGGGTACAGGCAAGATGCTTTAAATGAAACATTTTGGTTGCTGTCTTTTTCGGAATCAGCATCCATGATAGGAAGTCAAGTTCTTGCAAACTGGGCAATTAATCATAGTCCAGTGTCGAGTTTTGTTTCTCCTTCCATTATATCAGTGCTGTTAGCGGTGGTAAATATTGCATTCATCATGAAAACAAACACAGAATCTCCATCGAAGGGAAAGCTTAAAGAGCATAGAGCAGCATTCTTCGCGTATATTTTCCGTG ATAAACGGATATGGTTTTTGGGATGTGCACAAGCTTGTCTTCACTTCTCTGTTGCAGTGTTCTGGTTGTTATGGGCTCCAACTTTAGTG GCTGATGGCCGTGAAGTACAACTAGGGTTAATTTACCCATGTTTGCTGGGTGCAAGAATGCTTGGAAGCACGGCATTTCCATGGTCCCTAAGTGGATTATTATCTCTTCGTATTGAAGATTGCCTACTTTATGAATTCATCAGTGCGGGAGTGATTGTTTCCATTATAGCTTATGATTACCAG GAAATTGGAGTTTTCATCACTCTTTTCTGCCTATTTCAAGCTGTTGTTGGGCTAATATTGCCTACTCTTGCCCGGCTGAGAAGCAT GGTTGTTCCCAATGAGTTCCGTGCCGGAATGGAGAGCTTATCGCTAGCTCCTGCAAATGCTGCTATCCTCTTTGTTTTAGTCCAG GGTGGCTTTTATAGGGGCGTCAATAATTCAACTATACTTTTCATTGGTGCATTGGGGCTATTCTTGGCAGCTGGTTGCATGCATATGCTTAAGACTCTGGGCAAGCAACCTCATCAGAGCTGGCATAAACGATGA
- the LOC141623134 gene encoding putative prolyl 4-hydroxylase 9: MKVKSRGNWTSAVGRKLGLPSVFFLCFFFFLLGFFGSSLISQDYANARLRARILESSNGEEDITGGSSFGFDLLPSGDTGDDSISSIPFQVLSWRPRVLYFPKFATADHCETIISIARSQLKPSRLALRKGETLDSTREIRTSSGMFISADEDKTGILDFIDEKIARATMIPRANGEAYNVLRYEVGQKYNSHYDAFHPAEYGPQKSQRIASFLLYLSDVEEGGETMFPYENDNIDSNYDYVQCIGLKVKPRQGDGLLFYSVFSNGTIDPTSIHGSCPVIKGEKWVATKWIRNEEQE, encoded by the exons ATGAAAGTCAAAAGTAGAGGTAACTGGACTTCCGCTGTTGGCCGCAAGTTAGGGTTACCTTCCGTCTTCTTcctttgtttcttcttctttcttctcgGCTTTTTCGGTTCTTCTCTCATTTCTCAG GATTATGCGAACGCGAGACTGAGAGCGAGAATACTGGAATCTAGTAATGGCGAAGAAGATATAACTGGTGGAAGTAGTTTCGGTTTTGATCTCTTGCCTTCAGGAGATACCGGCGATGATTCTATTTCTTCTATTCCTTTTCAG GTATTGAGTTGGAGACCACGTGTTCTATATTTTCCCAAGTTTGCTACCGCAGACCATTGTGAAACTATTATTAGTATCGCAAGATCACAATTGAAACCGTCAAGATTGGCTTTACGGAAGGGAGAAACACTAGACAGTACTCGAGAAATAAGAACAAG CTCTGGCATGTTTATTAGTGCTGATGAAGACAAAACTGGAATTTTGGATTTTATTGATGAGAAAATTGCAAGGGCCACCATGATTCCCAGGGCCAATGGGGAG GCCTATAATGTCCTGCGATATGAGGTTGGGCAGAAATATAATTCCCACTATGACGCATTCCATCCCGCAGAGTATGGTCCCCAGAAAAGTCAAAGG ATTGCTTCTTTCTTGCTGTATTTATCTGATGTAGAAGAGGGTGGCGAAACCATGTTTCCATATGAG AATGACAACATTGACTCCAATTATGACTATGTACAATGCATTGGCTTGAAAGTTAAGCCACGTCAAGGAGACGGTCTGCTCTTTTACTCGGTGTTCTCTAATGGAACTATTGATCCT ACATCAATACATGGAAGCTGCCCGGTAATCAAAGGGGAAAAATGGGTGGCAACAAAGTGGATtagaaatgaagaacaagagtaa